CTTCCTGCAAAAAAAATAGAAGAACGATGGACTTATGGTGATTATCTAAAATGGCCAAATGAAGAACGGTGGGAATTGATAGATGGAGTAGCCTATGATATGAGTCCATCTCCTTCAAGAAGGCATCAGGAAATAGTTGGAGAATTATACAGACAGATTTCAACTTATTTGTTGGACAAACCCTGTCAGGTGTATGTTGCCCCTTTTGATATCCGATTGCCTGAGGCTGACGAGGCGGAGGAAGAGATAGAAACCGTAGTTCAACCAGATATTGTCGTTGTTTGTGAGATGAAGAAACTTGATGACCGTGGATGTCTCGGTGCCCCGGATATAATCATAGAAATATTATCCCCATACACCGCCAAAAAAGACCTGATTACCAAATACCACTTATATGAAAGGCATCAGGTCAAACAGTACTGGATATTTGACCCGGTAACAG
This genomic stretch from bacterium harbors:
- a CDS encoding Uma2 family endonuclease, producing MGLPAKKIEERWTYGDYLKWPNEERWELIDGVAYDMSPSPSRRHQEIVGELYRQISTYLLDKPCQVYVAPFDIRLPEADEAEEEIETVVQPDIVVVCEMKKLDDRGCLGAPDIIIEILSPYTAKKDLITKYHLYERHQVKQYWIFDPVTEEAMIFKLKENKYVEPEEYKKEEKIPVDIFKGLEIDLSTIFPAE